Proteins found in one Sorghum bicolor cultivar BTx623 chromosome 1, Sorghum_bicolor_NCBIv3, whole genome shotgun sequence genomic segment:
- the LOC110431955 gene encoding uncharacterized protein LOC110431955, producing MVQANQFCGSPSEDANAHLQNFLELCETIIIKDVAPDSVKLRLFPFSLSGKAKQWFYQSKEVVDTWNKCAASFLAKFFPMSKTNALRGKISNFQQCSLESIPEAWERLQEYIRACPHHGMEGWLVLQNFYEGLMAMCKGHIDAAAGGAFLSLTITKATALIEKMVANQSWGEGRKTQKGMHTVKETDLLAAKIDILMKRLEGCATDPATGTV from the coding sequence ATGGTGCAGGCGAACCAATTCTGTGGCTCGCCAAGTGAGGACGCGAACGCACACCTAcagaacttccttgagctgtgCGAAACCATCATCATTAAGGATGTCGCACCTGACAGCGTCAAGCTCCGtttgtttcctttctccctctcGGGGaaagcgaagcaatggttctatcaAAGTAAGGAAGTAGTCGACACATGGAACAAATGCGCCGCATCgttcctcgccaagttcttccccatgagcaaaacaaatgctCTTAGGGGAAAGATATCAAACTTCCAGCAATGTTCACTCGAGTCCATTCCTGAGGCTTGGGAAAGGCTCCAGGAATATATCCGGGCTTGCCCTCACCACGGAATGGAAGGATGGCTCGTGCTGCAAAACTTCTATGAAGGCCTCATGGCCATGTGCAAGGGGCACATCGATGCCGCAGCTGGAGGtgcattcctctcccttaccaTCACTAAGGCCACAGCCCTCATCGAGAAGATGGTGGCTAACCAGAGTTGGGGAGAGGGACGCAAGACACAAAAGGGCATGCATACCGTTAAGGAGACGGATttgcttgccgcaaaaatagacATACTCATGAAGAGGTTGGAAGGATGTGCCACCGATCCAGCTACTGGCACTGTCTAG
- the LOC110431952 gene encoding uncharacterized protein LOC110431952: MLPFPTRWRKKKKDGEEQFLRFVEMVESTNVSVPLMDVLHIPSYAKFIKDIINNKRPLPSTEVVKLTEECSAAILNHLPEKKQDPGCPTITCSIGTQHFDHALCDLGASVSVMPKSVFDRLNFTNLEPTNMTLQLADSSVRYPAGIAQDIPVKIRGYYVPVDFVVLNMELTKETPLILGRPFLSTAKAQIDVGAGEIRFNINGQEEKPVKHPTFSRRRVGFASSRVYSTATNS; the protein is encoded by the exons ATGCTTCCTTTCCCCACCAggtggaggaagaagaagaaggacggaGAAGAGCAATTTCTCCGCTTCGTGGAAATGGTCGAGAGCACAAACGTCAGCGTCCCGCTGATGGATGTCTTGCACATACCATCCTATGCTAAGTTTATCAAGGATATCATCAACAACAAGCGACCATTACCCTCCACAGAAGtcgtcaagctgacagaagagtgTAGCGCAGCTATACTCAACCATCTACCTGAGAAGAAGCAAGATCCTGGGTGCCCCACAATTACATGCTCAATAGGCACCCAACATTTTGATCATGCCTTATGTGATCTTGGGGCGAGTGTGAGCGTCATGCCGAAATCAGTCTTTGATAGGCTAAACTTCACCAACTTGGAACCAACCAACATGACACTCCAGTTAGCGGACTCGTCAGTTCGGtacccagcagggattgcccaaGACATCCCTGTCAAGATCAGAGGATATTACGTCCCCGTGGATTTTGTGGTGTTAAATATGGAACTCACCAAGGAGACTCCACTAATCCTGGGAAGGCCATTCTTGAGCACGGCAAAAGCACAAATTGATGTGGGAGCGGGAGAAATCCGCTTCAACATTAATGGCCAAGAAGAGAA gcccgtcaagcacccgaccttcagccggcgtcgagtTGGCTTCGCCTCGTCCCGCGTCTACTCCACCGCCACCAACTCATGA